A window of the Maniola hyperantus chromosome 16, iAphHyp1.2, whole genome shotgun sequence genome harbors these coding sequences:
- the LOC138403411 gene encoding uncharacterized protein isoform X1: MQELHWTLSLLFSVEVTSAPKTLSTVSGNPFDSDNESTVVKKTRKSSKKTTRAEKAKQKPKKSIQSDSDSEPEPSKIIKKKRAILDSEEEGEPIRATALRSFFSRRVGTGYTLQRADPTKNGEYYIELRVYNTREAATLGTDRWKRALITYKSAVEGDSGTWQAVTKLVTAAKEEYSAIQPILYPYNAY, encoded by the exons ATGCAGGAGCTACATTGGACATTAAGTCTATTATTTTCAGTTGAAGTGACTAGTGCACCAAAAACCCT GTCGACTGTAAGCGGAAACCCTTTTGACTCCGATAACGAAAGCACAGTAGTTAAGAAAACTAGAAAATCGAGTAAGAAGACGACTCGAGCTGAGAAGGCCAAGCAAAAGCCAAAGAAGTCGATACAATCGGACTCTGACTCTGAGCCCGAGCCTTCgaaaattattaagaaaaaaagAGCAATTCTAGATTCAGAG GAGGAAGGCGAGCCCATAAGAGCGACGGCTTTGCGAAGTTTTTTCTCCCGACGGGTGGGAACGGGCTACACATTGCAAAGGGCGGATCCCACGAAGAATGGAGAGTACTACATAGAGCTGCGTGTATACAATACGCGTGAAGCTGCGACGCTGGGCACCGATAGATGGAAACGCGCGCTCATAACATACAAGTCAGCTGTGGAAGGTGATAGTGGAACATGGCAGGCTGTAACTAAATTAGTTACAGCAGCGAAGGAAGAATATTCGGCTATTCAGCCTATTTTATATCCGTATAACGCTTActga
- the LOC138403411 gene encoding uncharacterized protein isoform X2: MSTVSGNPFDSDNESTVVKKTRKSSKKTTRAEKAKQKPKKSIQSDSDSEPEPSKIIKKKRAILDSEEEGEPIRATALRSFFSRRVGTGYTLQRADPTKNGEYYIELRVYNTREAATLGTDRWKRALITYKSAVEGDSGTWQAVTKLVTAAKEEYSAIQPILYPYNAY, translated from the exons AT GTCGACTGTAAGCGGAAACCCTTTTGACTCCGATAACGAAAGCACAGTAGTTAAGAAAACTAGAAAATCGAGTAAGAAGACGACTCGAGCTGAGAAGGCCAAGCAAAAGCCAAAGAAGTCGATACAATCGGACTCTGACTCTGAGCCCGAGCCTTCgaaaattattaagaaaaaaagAGCAATTCTAGATTCAGAG GAGGAAGGCGAGCCCATAAGAGCGACGGCTTTGCGAAGTTTTTTCTCCCGACGGGTGGGAACGGGCTACACATTGCAAAGGGCGGATCCCACGAAGAATGGAGAGTACTACATAGAGCTGCGTGTATACAATACGCGTGAAGCTGCGACGCTGGGCACCGATAGATGGAAACGCGCGCTCATAACATACAAGTCAGCTGTGGAAGGTGATAGTGGAACATGGCAGGCTGTAACTAAATTAGTTACAGCAGCGAAGGAAGAATATTCGGCTATTCAGCCTATTTTATATCCGTATAACGCTTActga